CATCGAAAGAAATGATCGTTACGTCTTTACCAGGTGTTTTTCCTGCTGCTTTTAATGCATCGATTGCTCCGAATGCCATGTTATCATTCTGTGCTACTACAACATCAATGTCTTTGTTCTGTTTTAAGAAAGATTCCATAACTTCCTGACCTTTTGCCTGTGTAAATTCTCCTGTCTGAGAAGCAATGATCTTGAAGTTTTTCTGATCTTTGATTCCTTCTTTAAATCCTTTTGTACGTCCGATTTCTGCAGAAGAACCAATCGTTCCCTGTAATACAGCGATGTTTACGTCACCTTTTTCTTTTCCCTTTTCTTTAATTAACCATTCAGCCGCTTTCACACCTTCTTTTTTGAAGTCTGATCCAACCCATGCTGTGATTAGTGAATCATCAGAAGTTTTGATCTGACGGTCAACTGTGATAACTGGAATGTCAGCTTTCTTTGCTTCTTTTAAAACTGTTTCCCAACCTGTTTCTGTTACAGGTGCGATTGCGATCACATCAACACCCTGTGTGATAAATTCTCTGACCGCTTTTGTCTGATTTTCCTGTTTCTGCTGAGCATCTGCAAATGATAATTTAAATCCGTTCTTTGCTGTTAATTCAGATTTCATAGACTTTGTATTCGCTACACGCCAATCACTCTCAGCTCCAACCTGTGAAAATCCGATGTTGATCTCTGAAGTTTCCTTCTTTGAAGAACCACTGTCTTTCTTGTTTCCTCCACCACAACCAGTAAGCATTGTTCCGATCATCATTGTTGCAAGTAAACCTGCAGCCACCTTCTTAATACTTCTTCTCATTATGATTTCCTCCTTTTTCTTTTTTGATTTTTTCGTTTTCCTTAATTACAAGTTATATTTTACTTGAAATTGTATTTCTTTCAATGCAATTTCTTTTGCATTTGGTGGATTATTTTATGAAATTTTTATCTTGTCTGTTTAAAGTTTGATTTTTTTTGATAATGGTTTGAATTTTTTTGATTTTTGATTATTTTTTCTCTGCTTGTCTAGTCTTCGGTACAACTACGATCACCTTAGTTCCAATATCTGGTTCACTTTCAAGGATCAACCCATATTCTTCTCCATAATATAATTTAATCCGCCGATTTACATTTGCAATTCCAAACCCTGTTGTCCTGTTTACCCATATATCTTCATACATTTCTTTATTGATCTGAACTACCTGCTCAGGCTGCATACCAACTCCATTATCTTCAACGATCAGGAATATATTATTTTCATCATCTACACTGGAAATCTTTATCATTCCTTTTTCTCTTTGTTTTTTCAATCCATGATATAATGCATTTTCTACTAATGGCTGTAAAGTGATCTTTACAATATCATTTTTCTTGATCTCATCTGGGACATCAATAGAATATTCCATAATATCCCCGTATCTTAATTGTTGTATCTTTAAATAATTTTCAACATGCTCTAATTCTTCCCTAATCGTTATCTTATCTTCTCCGTGACTTAAACTTGTACGGAAAAAGCCAGACAAGGCAGCTACCATTTCTACCACTTTGTCATCCTGATGATCAATGGCAAGCCACATGATCGTGTCCAATGTATTATAAAGGAAATGTGGATTAATCTGCTCTTGTAGTAACTGCAGCTCTTTTTTTCGAAGATTTTGTTGTTCTACTTTTACATCTTCGATCAATCTCTCTACCTTTTGTGCCATATGTTCGAAATTATTTGTTAAGATCTGCAGCTCTTCTGTTGTATTTTGAGGTCCATGTACATCAAAATTTCCCTGCGCCACTTCCTTTGTCATCTCACATAACTGTCTGACTGGATAACTAATGCTTTGCGAAATCAATTTCGATAATTTCCATGTTATCAGAGACAAAAACAGTACAGCGATCAATGTGATCGTGATCGTATGCATGATTTCTTTTTC
The sequence above is drawn from the Anaerostipes hadrus ATCC 29173 = JCM 17467 genome and encodes:
- a CDS encoding sensor histidine kinase, which encodes MKKYVREFIARFRKFSIEKKLKWLRMVVIIPALVGIITLLVIMINFNESYNEAVKNVSVASKFNFSFSEDMDYKMYRIVIGAESFDAMKPYEEIKEAKELVKELNKNAVTDESKLRTRQIGKLLDNLKISIEEIEHSDLKNDYMENNQRLRLNVNVFTEIIKEKVSEYIYYEIGNMESMRVKLEKEIMHTITITLIAVLFLSLITWKLSKLISQSISYPVRQLCEMTKEVAQGNFDVHGPQNTTEELQILTNNFEHMAQKVERLIEDVKVEQQNLRKKELQLLQEQINPHFLYNTLDTIMWLAIDHQDDKVVEMVAALSGFFRTSLSHGEDKITIREELEHVENYLKIQQLRYGDIMEYSIDVPDEIKKNDIVKITLQPLVENALYHGLKKQREKGMIKISSVDDENNIFLIVEDNGVGMQPEQVVQINKEMYEDIWVNRTTGFGIANVNRRIKLYYGEEYGLILESEPDIGTKVIVVVPKTRQAEKK
- a CDS encoding ABC transporter substrate-binding protein; protein product: MRRSIKKVAAGLLATMMIGTMLTGCGGGNKKDSGSSKKETSEINIGFSQVGAESDWRVANTKSMKSELTAKNGFKLSFADAQQKQENQTKAVREFITQGVDVIAIAPVTETGWETVLKEAKKADIPVITVDRQIKTSDDSLITAWVGSDFKKEGVKAAEWLIKEKGKEKGDVNIAVLQGTIGSSAEIGRTKGFKEGIKDQKNFKIIASQTGEFTQAKGQEVMESFLKQNKDIDVVVAQNDNMAFGAIDALKAAGKTPGKDVTIISFDAIKAALKKVQSGEINAEFECNPLHGPRVAELAKKIMKGEKVDKIQYVDEQVFTKDNTTKEVINKRAY